The Podospora pseudopauciseta strain CBS 411.78 chromosome 2 map unlocalized CBS411.78m_2, whole genome shotgun sequence genome has a window encoding:
- the STE7 gene encoding MAP kinase kinase (MEK) (COG:T; EggNog:ENOG503NXES): MADAFAPRSMKRKNVKGLALTPAAPKPPPTAENARPKGEDEQLEIGIEFNLDLKPEDLEIIKDLGAGNGGTVSKVKHIPTNTVMARKIIHVEAKKEMRKRIVRELQIMRGCHSDYIVTFYGAFLNENNDVIMCMEYMDVGSLDRVSRVFGPVRVDVLGKIAEATLGGLTYLYSKHHIMHRDIKPSNILVNSRGSIKLCDFGVSGELINSIADTFVGTSTYMAPERIQGEKYTVKSDVWSFGLSIMELAIGKFPFAAADQLSDAESAPAGILDLLQQIVHEPAPRLPKSDAFPQILDDMIQKCLYKEPERRPTPQELFDRDPFVQAAKRTPVDLREWACGLMDRDNRKSHLAPQLSPAIQDLLRSSDSPSYPAQNEGGVQQTPTSAYRHDPRHAAAADQSALAAQVERMYIRDWDRE, from the exons ATGGCTGACGCATTCGCCCCGCGCTCTATGAAGCGCAAGAACGTCAAGGGTCTTGCTCTGACACCTGCCGCCCCTAAGCCTCCCCCGACCGCCGAGAATGCTCGCCCAAAGGGGGAAGACGAACAGCTAGAAATTGGTATCGAGTTCAACTTGGACTTGAAGCCTGAAGACCTGGAGATCATCAAGGATCTTGGAGCTGGCAATGGTGGAACCGTCAGCAAAGTCAAGCATATCCCGACCAACACAGTGATGGCCCGCAAG ATCATTCATgtcgaggccaagaaggagatgcGGAAGCGCATAGTTCGTGAGCTTCAGATTATGCGTGGCTGCCATTCCGACTACATCGTGACCTTCTACGGCGCTTTCCTGAACGAGAACAACGATGTGATCATGTGCATGGAGTACATGGATGTCGG CTCTCTGGACCGGGTATCACGAGTATTCGGTCCCGTCCGTGTGGATGTTCTGGGCAAGATCGCCGAGGCGACTCTTGGAGGTCTTACATACCTCTACTCAAAACACCACATCATGCACCGCGACATCAAGCCCTCCAACATCCTCGTTAACTCGCGAGGATCCATCAAGCTCTGCGATTTTGGCGTATCCGGTGAGCTCATCAACTCGATCGCTGACACCTTTGTCGGTACGTCGACATACATGGCCCCTGAAAGAATTCAGGGTGAGAAGTATACGGTCAAGTCAGATGTGTGGAGTTTCGGCTTGTCCATCATGGAACTGGCTATTGGAAAGTTCCCATTCGCCGCAGCGGACCAACTCTCTGATGCCGAGAGCGCCCCTGCCGGTATTCTTGACCTGCTTCAGCAGATTGTACACGAGCCCGCGCCCAGGCTACCCAAGAGCGACGCCTTCCCTCAGATTCTTGATGATATGATTCAGAAGTGTCTGTACAAGGAACCCGAGCGCCGACCAACCCCTCAAGAGCTTTTT GACCGCGATCCTTTTGTACAAGCAGCCAAGAGAACACCTGTGGATCTGAGAGAATGGGCCTGCGGTCTTATGGATAGGGACAACCGCAAGTCCCATCTGGCACCGCAGCTCTCTCCGGCTATCCAGGATCTCCTGCGCTCCAGTGATTCGCCATCGTACCCAGCACAGAATGAGGGGGGGGTTCAGCAAACACCCACTTCAG CGTACCGACACGACCCCCGCCACGCAGCGGCAGCGGATCAATCAGCCTTGGCCGCGCAGGTGGAGCGAATGTACATCCGGGACTGGGACCGCGAGTAG
- a CDS encoding uncharacterized protein (COG:S; EggNog:ENOG503P3AC) — MPGVITPRKTRSTVKGTKVPPATSSIANLTKISKLSTLGKDVTSEKQATTGTIFGRTSNIEIVLTTKKRKVQDEVEPTPKKQCREPESRPITTTTPVSKRKKTVTFDLTENSAPAKPTPKRAAPASTPSKKRSYQADDETDASSHTSALLERLNILSPIPKRTKTVVTPAQNDYDLPQELLDLLDMQTAFLKTLNMEYAHNGTNSPIDLRNLYPSVTRTWGKRRVLLVDIQRLLGVLNWTPAKSSPEPLFILSDYGRQKICIHFSPSLPASPIREADLNMDFKSNLRTLWMSSNKNVTLFLGTLPKAPIKKCESLLKAAIPKQTTLDSLKAGIQARKEAEQAAKEEAAKKLEQAVKPDGTKMTLLERIKMKEVELKNMPVGPTPQELQRQAALHRAEDVAAVIGMLCKASGGQARVSFTMQQVLTKLKDSLRTSISREDAEICVRLLAAEVTAEWIRVVKLGAREMVVVTVAGQPSLTVLKERVGKLLG, encoded by the coding sequence ATGCCTGGTGTAATAACTCCCCGTAAGACGCGGTCGACCGTCAAGGGCACCAAGGTCCCTCCTGCCACGTCGAGTATTGCCAACTTAACAAAGATCTCCAAGCTCTCGACCCTTGGGAAGGACGTCACTTCCGAGAAGCaggccaccaccggcaccatcTTTGGTCGCACCTCCAACATTGAGATTGTCCTCACCacaaagaagaggaaggttCAGGACGAGGTCGAGCCCACACCCAAGAAGCAATGTCGGGAGCCCGAGTCGAGACCAATCACGACTACCACTCCTGTTTCGAAAAGGAAGAAGACTGTCACATTCGACCTGACTGAGAACTCCGCCCCGGCCAAGCCAACTCCAAAACGCGCCGCTCCGGCATCCACACCCAGCAAGAAGCGGTCATACCAAGCCGACGACGAGACCGATGCCTCTTCTCACACCTCGGCTCTTCTGGAACGTCTCAACATCCTATCCCCCATCCCGAAGCGCACCAAGACAGTTGTCACCCCAGCCCAAAATGATTACGACCTCCCCCAAgagctcctcgacctcctcgacatgCAGACCGCCTTCCTCAAGACCCTGAACATGGAATACGCCCACAATGGcaccaactcccccatcGACCTCCGAAACCTCTACCCCAGTGTCACCCGCACCTGGGGAAAACGTAGAGTATTACTCGTCGACATTCAGCGTCTGCTCGGAGTCCTAAACTGGACACCCGCCAAGTCCTCCCCCGAacccctcttcatcctctccgACTATGGCCGCCAGAAAATCTGCATCCacttctccccatccctgCCTGCGAGCCCGATCAGAGAGGCCGACTTGAATATGGATTTCAAGTCCAACCTCCGCACGTTGTGGATGTCCTCCAACAAGAAcgtcaccctcttcctcggcaccctccccaagGCTCCAATCAAGAAGTGCGAGAGCCTTCTCAAGGCCGCGATCCCAAAGCAGACAACCCTTGACTCCCTCAAGGCTGGTATCCAAGCCAGAAAAGAAGCCGAGCAAGCCGCCAAGGAGGAAGCCGCCAAGAAACTAGAGCAGGCGGTTAAGCCTGACGGAACAAAGATGACGCTGCTGGAGCGGATCAAgatgaaggaggtggagctGAAGAATATGCCCGTGGGTCCTACGCCTCAGGAGCTGCAGAGGCAGGCGGCGCTTCACAGGGCGGAGGATGTGGCGGCCGTGATTGGGATGTTGTGCAAGGCCAGTGGTGGGCAGGCGAGGGTGTCGTTTACGATGCAGCAGGTCCTGACCAAGCTGAAGGATTCGCTGAGGACGTCGATTAGCAGGGAGGATGCGGAGATTTgtgtgaggttgttggcggcggaggtgacGGCCGAGTGGATTAGGGTTGTGAAGCtgggggcgagggagatggtggttgttACTGTTGCTGGGCAGCCTAGTCTGAcggtgttgaaggagagggttggcaagttgttgggttga